A genomic stretch from Mycobacterium paraterrae includes:
- a CDS encoding MmgE/PrpD family protein — translation MTASQVHQEEATDPTGPTGRLASWVAGLTLDDIPPDVIDRARHLLLDGLGCGLIGAQLPWSRVATAAVLDLENSGDAVVIGTGGSTSAPAAALLNGTFIQGFELDDFHPIAPVHSCSLVIPALLSTVTALARPVSGADFLLAAIVGLEVGPRVGYALHGAQMLDRGWHSGAVFGTHSAATASGKLRGLTPAQLEDALGLAATQSGGLMAAQYEAMSKRMHHGFAARNGFYAAGLAAAHYTGIKRVFERDYGGFLSVFGEGHEPDASLLTDHLGERWETSIIMVKSYAVMGGLHGAVDAARRLRKSVVPEDISKIDITVGETVYKHGWWNAQRPLTAIGAQMNIGYATAVTLLDGNALPEQFTLARLDADDVWSLIDKTNVHLDESLNDAPLTERFRTDLTITTRDGQVHHARVDAPHGAPWDPVTNDELVTKFHALTDRVTDRGRATAIERAVVELDELGDVSDLLDLLAAPVAGALD, via the coding sequence ATGACCGCATCGCAGGTCCACCAGGAGGAGGCCACCGATCCGACCGGCCCGACCGGACGGCTGGCGTCTTGGGTGGCAGGTCTGACGCTCGACGACATCCCCCCAGACGTCATCGACCGGGCGAGACACCTGCTGCTCGACGGCCTGGGCTGCGGCCTGATCGGCGCGCAACTCCCCTGGTCACGGGTGGCCACGGCAGCCGTCCTGGATCTCGAGAACAGCGGCGACGCTGTTGTCATCGGCACCGGCGGGTCGACCAGCGCGCCCGCGGCCGCGCTGCTCAACGGCACCTTCATCCAGGGCTTCGAGCTCGACGACTTCCACCCGATCGCGCCCGTGCACAGCTGCTCGCTGGTCATTCCCGCGCTGTTGTCGACCGTCACCGCGCTCGCGCGGCCCGTCAGCGGCGCCGACTTCCTGCTTGCCGCGATCGTCGGACTCGAAGTAGGCCCTCGAGTGGGTTACGCCCTGCACGGCGCACAGATGCTCGACCGCGGATGGCACTCCGGCGCGGTGTTCGGGACCCACTCGGCGGCAACGGCGTCCGGCAAACTACGCGGCCTGACACCGGCCCAGCTGGAAGACGCCTTGGGATTGGCCGCCACCCAGTCGGGCGGTTTGATGGCCGCGCAGTACGAGGCGATGAGCAAACGCATGCATCACGGGTTCGCGGCCCGTAACGGCTTTTACGCCGCCGGGCTCGCCGCCGCCCACTACACCGGCATCAAGCGGGTCTTCGAGCGTGACTACGGCGGGTTTCTCAGCGTTTTCGGGGAGGGGCACGAGCCCGACGCCTCGTTGCTGACCGATCATCTCGGTGAGCGCTGGGAGACGTCGATCATCATGGTCAAGTCCTACGCGGTGATGGGCGGCCTGCACGGCGCCGTCGACGCCGCCCGCCGGCTCCGCAAATCGGTTGTCCCCGAGGATATCTCGAAGATCGACATCACCGTTGGCGAGACGGTCTACAAGCACGGCTGGTGGAATGCGCAGCGGCCGCTCACCGCGATCGGTGCGCAGATGAACATCGGCTACGCCACCGCCGTGACCCTGCTCGACGGCAACGCGCTGCCCGAGCAGTTCACGCTGGCCCGGCTGGACGCCGACGACGTCTGGTCGCTGATCGACAAAACCAACGTGCACCTCGACGAGTCGCTGAACGACGCCCCGCTCACCGAGCGGTTCCGCACCGACCTGACCATCACCACCCGCGACGGTCAGGTGCACCATGCGCGGGTCGACGCCCCGCACGGGGCACCCTGGGATCCGGTCACCAACGACGAGCTGGTCACCAAATTCCATGCCCTCACCGACCGCGTCACCGATCGCGGCCGCGCGACCGCGATCGAGCGGGCGGTCGTCGAGCTCGACGAACTCGGCGACGTCAGCGATCTGCTCGATCTTCTCGCCGCGCCGGTCGCCGGCGCGCTCGACTGA